A single window of Carettochelys insculpta isolate YL-2023 chromosome 13, ASM3395843v1, whole genome shotgun sequence DNA harbors:
- the GPR174 gene encoding putative G-protein coupled receptor 174, protein MKINMTIDSSVCYNNTNVKCYYAITYTLILVPGLIGNVLALWVFYGYMKETKRAVIFMINLAIADLAQVLSLPLRIFYYLSGTWHFGEGLCMFCFYLKYVNMYASIYFLVCISVRRLLFLMYPFKFSDCKRKYDVYISIAGWIVVCIGCLPFPLLRFNSTMNASKCFADLPIKPIDLSNSIVMVTIGELIGFVTPLLIILYCSWKTILSLKEKNSISHDFGEKKKALKMILTCAVVFLICFAPYHISFPLDFLVKSNWIINDHARNVISIFHAVALCLASLNSCVDPVIYYFTTDEFRRRLSRQDLQDSIQLHNRGYAKKHSRTVS, encoded by the coding sequence atgaaaataaatatgacGATAGACAGCTCAGTTTGTTACAACAATACTAACGTTAAGTGTTACTATGCAATTACATACACTTTGATTCTGGTCCCTGGATTAATAGGGAATGTTTTAGCTCTGTGGGTCTTTTATGGCTACATGAAAGAAACTAAAAGGGCTGTCATATTTATGATCAACCTAGCCATTGCTGATTTAGCACAAGTCTTATCCCTGCCTCTGAGGATTTTCTACTACTTGTCTGGAACATGGCACTTTGGAGAAGGTCtctgtatgttttgtttttaccTTAAGTATGTAAATATGTACGCAAGCATTTACTTCTTGGTTTGCATCAGCGTAAGACGATTATTGTTTCTTATGTACCCCTTCAAGTTCAGTGACTGCAAACGTAAATATGATGTGTACATCAGTATCGCTGGGTGGATTGTAGTCTGCATTGGCTGTTTGCCTTTTCCTCTACTAAGATTTAACAGTACGATGAATGCTAGTAAGTGCTTTGCAGATCTTCCCATAAAACCCATTGACCTTTCCAACTCCATTGTGATGGTGACCATAGGTGAGCTGATAGGGTTTGTAACTCCTCTGTTGATAATTTTGTATTGCTCATGGAAGACAATTCTATCATTAAAAGAAAAGAATTCCATTTCCCATGactttggagagaaaaaaaaggctTTAAAGATGATACTCACCTGTGCTGTGGTATTTCTGATTTGCTTTGCACCTTACCATATCAGTTTTCCTTTAGACTTCCTTGTTAAATCAAACTGGATAATAAACGACCATGCCCGAAATGTGATTTCAATATTTCATGCAGTGGCGTTGTGTCTGGCCAGCTTGAACTCTTGTGTAGACCCAGTCATATACTACTTTACTACAGATGAGTTCAGAAGACGACTTTCAAGACAAGATTTGCAAGACAGTATTCAGTTACACAACAGAGGTTATGCAAAAAAGCATTCCAGAACTGTGTCATAA